In the Hordeum vulgare subsp. vulgare chromosome 7H, MorexV3_pseudomolecules_assembly, whole genome shotgun sequence genome, one interval contains:
- the LOC123409107 gene encoding glycogen synthase kinase-3 homolog MsK-3-like produces MPLPSSLTGKVPIVELSEHTFRTPSASSSCSLLHVNPHTHKLKICDFGSAKVLVKGEPNISYICSRYYRAPELIFGATEYTIAIDLWSAGCVMAELLLRHPIFPGESGVDQLVEIIMVLGTPTREEIKCMNPNYTEFKFPQIKAHPWHKL; encoded by the exons ATGCCGTTGCCATCATCACTCACTGGCAAGGTCCCCATAGTGGAGCTGTCGGAGCACACATTTCGGACGCCGAGCGCAAGCAGCTCCTGTAGCCTGTTACAT GTTAATCCACATACGCACAAGCTCAAAATATGTGATTTTGGAAGTGCAAAGGTCCTG GTCAAGGGAGAACCAAATATCTCCTACATATGCTCCAGGTACTACCGGGCACCAGAACTCATCTTTGGTGCAACTGAGTATACCATTGCCATTGATTTGTGGTCCGCAGGCTGTGTCATGGCAGAGCTTCTTCTCAGACAT CCTATTTTTCCTGGGGAAAGTGGAGTTGATCAGCTGGTTGAGATTATCATG GTCTTGGGTACTCCAACAAGGGAAGAGATCAAGTGCATGAATCCGAACTACACAGAGTTCAAGTTCCCACAAATTAAGGCTCATCCATGGCACAAG CTGTAG